The following are encoded together in the Candidatus Chromulinivoraceae bacterium genome:
- a CDS encoding Mur ligase family protein, which translates to MFKKYVQKKLEKYVIKYFHKHPEVKLVVVAGSVGKTSTKRAIATLLSQRYRVLLHEGNHNTPMSVPVAVLGIEYPTNVHSIGAWISVFRAARQRIKQPSVTDIVIAEIGADHPGDIAYFGKYLKPYIGVVTAVTPEHMEFFSSIEAVAQEELATANFSQLAIINRDDIEGRFANFVTNPNIDTYGTSGAAEYRFEVQDFTVDDGYKGNVIVPEFDQQIPASIKVVGEHSLRPVMGGVAVAVKMGLTPAEISSGLSLIRAVPGRMNVLHGLENSIIIDDTYNSSPIAASSALQALYSLQVPQRIAILGSMNELGVTSAAEHGKLGMMCDPSMLAWVITIGDEAEKYLAPAARQRGCQVKSFKSAIEAGGFVHSVMAEGAAVLVKGSQGNIYAEEAVKVLCNMDDDTKLVRQSPEWVQIKDEFFSKFA; encoded by the coding sequence ATGTTTAAAAAGTACGTCCAAAAAAAGCTCGAAAAATACGTTATCAAATACTTCCATAAGCATCCAGAAGTAAAACTAGTTGTTGTTGCTGGTAGTGTAGGTAAGACGAGTACTAAGCGCGCGATTGCAACTCTACTATCTCAGCGCTACCGTGTTTTGCTCCACGAAGGCAATCACAATACACCTATGAGTGTGCCAGTTGCGGTGCTCGGAATCGAGTATCCCACCAATGTTCACAGTATAGGGGCCTGGATATCAGTCTTTCGTGCTGCACGTCAGCGCATTAAACAGCCATCGGTAACGGACATAGTTATTGCGGAAATTGGTGCGGATCACCCAGGTGATATTGCGTATTTTGGCAAATATCTTAAGCCCTATATTGGTGTTGTGACTGCAGTTACGCCAGAACACATGGAGTTTTTTAGTAGTATAGAGGCAGTTGCGCAAGAAGAGCTGGCGACGGCAAACTTCTCACAACTCGCGATTATCAACCGTGATGATATTGAAGGTCGATTTGCGAACTTTGTTACCAACCCGAATATAGATACTTATGGTACGAGTGGTGCGGCTGAATATCGCTTTGAAGTTCAGGATTTTACGGTAGATGACGGTTACAAAGGTAATGTTATTGTGCCGGAATTTGACCAGCAGATTCCTGCAAGTATTAAAGTTGTCGGCGAGCATAGTCTTCGACCGGTTATGGGCGGTGTAGCAGTTGCAGTCAAAATGGGTTTGACGCCAGCCGAAATCTCTTCGGGTCTTTCCTTGATTCGCGCCGTGCCTGGTCGCATGAACGTACTTCATGGTCTTGAGAACTCAATTATCATTGATGACACCTACAACTCGAGCCCAATCGCGGCAAGTTCAGCGCTCCAAGCACTCTATAGTCTTCAAGTTCCGCAGCGTATTGCGATTTTAGGAAGCATGAACGAGCTCGGTGTCACTTCAGCGGCGGAGCATGGAAAACTTGGTATGATGTGTGATCCTTCGATGCTTGCCTGGGTTATTACCATTGGTGATGAGGCTGAGAAATATCTGGCGCCTGCCGCAAGGCAACGCGGCTGTCAGGTGAAGAGCTTTAAAAGCGCTATCGAAGCTGGTGGTTTTGTACACAGTGTTATGGCTGAGGGCGCGGCGGTATTAGTGAAGGGATCTCAAGGAAATATTTATGCCGAAGAGGCTGTGAAGGTTCTATGTAATATGGATGACGACACTAAGCTAGTGCGCCAGTCGCCAGAGTGGGTACAGATCAAAGACGAATTCTTTTCTAAATTTGCCTAA
- a CDS encoding ABC transporter permease gives MNVLRDTWVMAKRSLRHTTRSIDTIITVAAMPIATMLMMVYVFGGAINTGSISYIDFVVPGVVIMTVVSGIAYAALRLNNDINKGIISRFKCMPIAPSSILGGHAVSSILSNLFSVLMVMLVALAIGFRSPASIGAWLGFGGILLLFTAAMTWLAIVFGLLAKTAEGAGSFSYILIFLIFISSAFIPTGSMNSVLRAFADHQPMTPIIQTMRSLLVNGMAGSDVWLALVWCVVLLIVSYILALRIYRTRTV, from the coding sequence ATGAATGTCTTACGCGACACGTGGGTAATGGCAAAGCGAAGCTTGCGCCACACCACTCGAAGTATAGATACGATTATTACTGTTGCAGCAATGCCGATTGCAACCATGCTAATGATGGTATACGTATTTGGTGGGGCTATTAATACCGGTTCAATCAGCTATATCGATTTTGTTGTTCCAGGGGTAGTAATTATGACTGTCGTGAGTGGCATCGCCTACGCTGCGCTACGGTTGAATAACGATATCAATAAAGGGATTATAAGCCGGTTTAAATGTATGCCAATTGCACCATCTTCTATTTTAGGTGGGCATGCAGTGTCGTCTATACTTTCTAACCTGTTTTCAGTACTTATGGTGATGCTAGTTGCATTAGCGATCGGTTTTCGTTCACCGGCGAGTATAGGGGCATGGCTAGGATTTGGTGGAATTCTACTGTTATTTACTGCGGCTATGACCTGGCTCGCGATTGTGTTTGGGCTGCTAGCAAAAACGGCTGAAGGGGCAGGATCATTTAGCTATATTCTGATCTTCCTAATCTTTATCAGTTCGGCGTTTATTCCTACAGGGTCAATGAACTCTGTATTGCGGGCGTTTGCCGATCACCAGCCAATGACACCAATCATCCAAACGATGCGCTCGCTACTCGTTAACGGTATGGCCGGAAGCGATGTCTGGTTGGCGTTAGTGTGGTGTGTTGTACTTCTGATCGTTTCATACATTTTGGCACTTCGTATTTATCGAACCCGGACTGTGTAA
- a CDS encoding ATP-binding cassette domain-containing protein, whose product MSTKQTYAIEAWRLQKTYKNVPVLSDVSFTVGHGEVFALLGANGAGKTTTINILTTLLKADGGKSAVCGYDVGSQGDDVRKRISLTGQFAAVDDILTARENLVMVAELRQEKKPKVVASELLEQFDLVDAADRRVATFSGGMRRRLDIAMSLIGKPDVIFLDEPTTGLDPQSRTMMWQKIKALASAGVTVFLTTQYLEEADQLANTIAILHDGKIAASGTPNELKSLLSGGKVELRFQTRKQLSEAAQIFTNAAINNEELLLTVSTEGKVADIAQLFSVLQRAHLEPIEFTQKLPTLDDVFLKIINNKEKK is encoded by the coding sequence ATGAGTACTAAACAAACCTACGCCATAGAAGCATGGCGCTTACAAAAGACATACAAAAATGTACCGGTACTAAGCGATGTTTCGTTTACGGTAGGGCACGGTGAGGTATTTGCTCTTCTTGGTGCAAATGGTGCAGGCAAAACGACGACGATTAATATTTTAACGACGCTGCTTAAGGCTGATGGCGGTAAATCGGCAGTTTGTGGGTATGATGTCGGAAGTCAAGGTGACGACGTGCGGAAGCGTATTAGTTTGACAGGTCAGTTCGCAGCAGTTGATGATATTCTAACAGCTCGTGAAAACCTTGTTATGGTTGCCGAACTTCGTCAGGAGAAAAAGCCAAAAGTCGTGGCGAGTGAACTACTTGAGCAGTTTGATCTTGTGGATGCTGCTGATAGGCGCGTTGCAACCTTTTCAGGTGGTATGCGTCGTCGACTCGACATTGCAATGAGTCTTATCGGTAAACCGGACGTCATATTTTTAGACGAACCAACAACAGGTCTTGATCCGCAGAGTCGTACGATGATGTGGCAGAAAATAAAAGCGCTCGCGAGTGCTGGCGTAACGGTATTTTTAACAACTCAATATCTTGAAGAAGCCGACCAGCTTGCAAATACGATTGCTATTTTGCATGACGGAAAAATCGCGGCAAGCGGTACACCAAACGAACTGAAAAGCTTGCTTTCGGGCGGCAAAGTTGAACTCCGCTTTCAAACAAGAAAGCAACTTAGTGAAGCCGCCCAGATTTTTACAAATGCCGCAATAAACAACGAAGAACTACTTTTGACAGTTTCTACGGAAGGTAAGGTGGCGGATATCGCCCAACTATTTAGCGTATTACAGCGAGCACATCTCGAACCTATTGAGTTTACACAGAAACTACCGACACTCGACGATGTCTTTTTGAAGATCATTAACAACAAGGAGAAAAAATAA
- a CDS encoding pentapeptide repeat-containing protein has product MEKKLRTFLDEAFKPYGEFPAREDVIQELLANMMEKYEDLKSQGKTNDEAYQTTVDSFGDVTEIMEQVPHADAETKTTLGDDIREMLGFKAKANRGKFKYSALMKADLAGTDLKGADFTSSALMDTVFDEANLTGAKFKAAALKKSSFRGANLTAANFTSADLQNVNFSKANLTGVTLKSSALGGAIFDGATLKGTEFSGSDLSNVSFDGQTLDAVIFNSASLKNTSFKKAILRDVSFHHSAVKHAIFEGASMDKITYAILKSAKANVDSVTII; this is encoded by the coding sequence ATGGAAAAGAAATTACGAACATTTTTGGACGAGGCGTTTAAGCCATACGGTGAGTTCCCAGCGCGCGAAGACGTGATTCAGGAACTACTTGCCAACATGATGGAAAAATACGAAGACCTTAAAAGTCAGGGTAAAACCAACGACGAAGCATACCAAACGACAGTGGACTCATTTGGTGATGTGACAGAAATTATGGAACAAGTACCTCATGCTGATGCTGAAACCAAGACAACACTCGGCGATGATATCCGCGAGATGCTCGGTTTTAAGGCAAAGGCTAATAGGGGCAAATTTAAATATTCGGCGCTCATGAAAGCCGACCTCGCCGGTACTGACTTAAAGGGTGCAGATTTTACCAGCAGCGCCCTTATGGACACTGTTTTTGACGAGGCTAACCTGACTGGCGCTAAATTCAAAGCTGCTGCTCTTAAAAAATCTTCTTTTAGGGGTGCTAATCTGACGGCCGCAAATTTTACGAGTGCTGATTTGCAAAATGTCAATTTTAGCAAAGCTAACTTAACCGGCGTGACACTTAAATCATCTGCTCTTGGTGGTGCGATATTTGACGGGGCAACTTTAAAGGGTACAGAGTTCAGTGGTTCAGATTTAAGTAACGTGTCGTTTGATGGCCAAACATTAGACGCAGTTATTTTCAATAGTGCATCACTTAAAAATACCTCGTTTAAAAAAGCGATTTTACGCGATGTATCATTTCATCATTCTGCGGTCAAACACGCTATTTTTGAAGGTGCATCTATGGATAAGATTACCTATGCCATTCTAAAAAGCGCAAAAGCCAACGTCGATAGCGTCACAATAATTTAA
- a CDS encoding PadR family transcriptional regulator: protein MIDKKLSSDLLRGHTDTIILRMLLDGDKYGYEITKLVHERSEQLYELKEATMYSSLKRLENDGHITSYWGDETQGGRRKYYHVTESGRSQYEGNKQNWDYAKKILDELL, encoded by the coding sequence ATGATTGATAAAAAGTTATCATCAGATTTGCTTCGCGGCCATACCGATACGATCATCCTGCGCATGTTGCTGGATGGTGATAAGTACGGCTACGAAATCACCAAGCTAGTACATGAACGTTCCGAGCAGCTTTACGAGCTGAAAGAGGCGACTATGTACTCTAGTTTGAAGCGTCTTGAAAACGACGGCCACATTACCTCATATTGGGGCGATGAAACGCAGGGTGGTAGGCGAAAATACTACCATGTTACGGAAAGTGGTCGTTCGCAGTACGAGGGCAACAAGCAAAATTGGGATTACGCAAAGAAGATTTTAGACGAACTACTTTAA
- a CDS encoding RNA polymerase sigma factor — protein sequence MTNIQEQAVITAIQDGNHEQYRYLVERYHRGLIQHLYNFMHDVDDAEDVAQEAFIRAYDKLSQYDSTYAFSTWLYKIADSIAYRHLKQIKRTVDVDEFAEVLADDKPMLNEITDSALARQRVADAVAKLSTEYRQVVTLYYWDGFSYEDIATITEHPIGTVRTWLYRAKEQLRKELYGQV from the coding sequence ATGACCAATATTCAAGAACAAGCAGTTATCACGGCGATTCAAGACGGCAACCACGAGCAATATCGCTATTTGGTTGAGCGGTATCACCGAGGCCTTATTCAGCACCTTTATAATTTTATGCATGATGTGGATGACGCCGAGGATGTGGCACAAGAGGCGTTTATTCGGGCATACGATAAACTCTCTCAGTATGACAGTACTTATGCGTTCTCGACGTGGCTGTATAAAATTGCCGATTCGATTGCTTATAGACATCTCAAACAAATTAAGCGAACGGTGGATGTTGATGAGTTTGCAGAGGTTTTAGCTGATGATAAACCCATGCTGAACGAGATTACGGATTCCGCACTTGCTCGCCAGAGAGTGGCTGATGCGGTTGCGAAATTATCAACTGAGTATCGACAGGTAGTTACGTTGTATTACTGGGATGGGTTTAGTTACGAAGATATAGCAACCATTACCGAGCATCCCATCGGTACGGTCCGTACCTGGCTTTATAGGGCAAAGGAGCAATTACGAAAGGAGTTATATGGACAAGTTTGA
- a CDS encoding VOC family protein, giving the protein MKMKLELVPVPVSNTDIAKDFYVNKIGFNADHDHAVKLGLRFVQLTPPGSACSIVIGDGTTEMKPGTQKNLQMVVDDVRSIRQELISRGVNVSDVNELPWGHFAYFADPDGNTWALQQIVR; this is encoded by the coding sequence ATGAAAATGAAGCTTGAACTAGTACCGGTACCAGTAAGTAATACGGATATCGCAAAAGACTTTTATGTTAATAAAATAGGGTTTAATGCAGATCACGATCACGCTGTTAAACTCGGATTACGTTTTGTACAACTGACGCCTCCGGGTTCGGCTTGTTCGATTGTCATCGGTGACGGTACGACAGAGATGAAGCCCGGTACTCAAAAGAATTTGCAAATGGTTGTTGATGATGTTCGTTCCATCCGTCAAGAGCTGATTTCGCGTGGGGTGAATGTAAGCGACGTAAATGAGCTTCCATGGGGTCATTTTGCATATTTTGCTGACCCAGACGGTAATACCTGGGCGCTTCAGCAGATTGTTCGCTAG
- a CDS encoding AraC family transcriptional regulator: MSQTHQSRFSEHPFIDRVWQSHNVSDGIYLATPDGSWDIIVLISPGKPRSIMLTGQATESMNVPYQAGTSSVVISLAAGAYLPSYPGKKMRDLVEMLSCPDEDHFELAGKEFVIPIYDAAEQLVEAMIGQGVLKMDDVVASILNGDPKALSDRVKQRHFSDVTGLTRKSLEQIRRAQEAVRQLQDGVRPVDVAMTTGFADQAHLSKSLKKIMHRKPSGVDEIHKL, translated from the coding sequence ATGTCGCAAACTCACCAAAGCCGTTTTTCTGAACATCCTTTTATAGATCGTGTATGGCAAAGCCATAATGTTTCCGACGGTATTTACTTGGCAACTCCTGACGGATCCTGGGATATCATTGTACTTATTAGTCCAGGCAAGCCCCGCAGCATAATGCTAACAGGTCAGGCAACGGAGTCGATGAATGTACCGTATCAAGCTGGCACTAGCTCGGTTGTCATATCTCTCGCAGCTGGGGCTTATCTACCGAGTTACCCTGGTAAAAAGATGCGTGATCTTGTCGAGATGTTGTCGTGTCCTGATGAGGATCATTTTGAACTTGCCGGGAAGGAATTCGTAATTCCAATTTATGATGCGGCAGAGCAATTAGTTGAGGCAATGATAGGGCAGGGAGTCCTTAAGATGGATGATGTGGTTGCTTCAATATTAAATGGTGACCCAAAAGCACTCTCTGACCGTGTAAAACAGCGCCATTTTTCTGATGTTACAGGTCTTACTCGCAAGTCGTTGGAGCAAATTCGTCGTGCGCAAGAGGCGGTTCGCCAGCTTCAGGATGGTGTACGCCCGGTTGACGTGGCTATGACGACGGGTTTTGCCGATCAGGCGCATTTGTCTAAATCACTCAAAAAAATCATGCATCGGAAGCCATCTGGTGTGGATGAAATTCACAAACTCTAG
- a CDS encoding class I SAM-dependent methyltransferase: MADDFWAKLHDLYSDKDWISKPSLFAETVKSYLPATGRLLDLGAGLGQDGAYFAELGYEVISTDLNTSRLAELSGGKFQVETVDLRYPLPYVDESFDVIYAHLSLHYFDEKTTEQIFDEIYRVLKTGGVFAFFTNSKDDPEYNTGKKLEDSYFEIDGVAKRYFDVEAAKNFAQKFKPLLVDNNGETYKDRAKGIHNLIRYIGTKQEDPSLVVK; this comes from the coding sequence ATGGCTGATGACTTTTGGGCAAAATTACACGATCTCTATAGCGATAAGGACTGGATTTCCAAACCCTCTCTTTTCGCTGAAACGGTTAAATCGTACCTTCCTGCAACGGGAAGATTACTTGATTTGGGTGCAGGACTTGGACAAGACGGCGCATATTTTGCTGAGCTTGGCTATGAGGTGATTTCTACGGACCTGAATACAAGCCGTTTGGCCGAATTGAGCGGCGGGAAGTTTCAGGTGGAGACGGTAGACCTACGATACCCACTACCGTACGTTGATGAGAGCTTTGATGTTATATATGCGCACCTTTCTCTGCACTATTTCGATGAGAAGACTACGGAACAGATATTCGACGAGATCTATCGAGTGCTAAAAACTGGAGGAGTGTTTGCCTTTTTCACGAACTCAAAGGATGACCCTGAATATAATACCGGTAAAAAGCTTGAGGATAGCTACTTTGAGATTGATGGTGTAGCAAAGCGTTATTTTGATGTGGAGGCGGCCAAGAACTTTGCTCAAAAATTTAAACCGCTTCTCGTCGATAACAATGGTGAGACATATAAGGATCGTGCAAAGGGTATCCATAACTTAATTAGGTATATCGGCACTAAGCAAGAAGATCCTTCGCTTGTCGTCAAATAA
- a CDS encoding cupin domain-containing protein yields MRVIKKSETENFVNGPTCKGYGFPFGDKAIDIAVVTVNGRYPEEGWALNEVCKEVAYILSGSGTLTVADEESRELRLGDAVMIQPGERYYWKGENLEMIMPCSPAFDPNQHKYIK; encoded by the coding sequence ATGAGGGTTATTAAAAAATCTGAGACAGAGAACTTCGTGAACGGTCCTACCTGCAAGGGTTACGGCTTTCCGTTTGGCGATAAGGCTATCGATATCGCGGTCGTGACGGTAAATGGCCGCTATCCAGAAGAGGGATGGGCCTTGAACGAAGTTTGCAAAGAAGTTGCTTATATACTGAGCGGAAGTGGCACGCTCACTGTGGCTGATGAAGAGTCGCGAGAGTTACGGCTTGGAGATGCGGTTATGATTCAGCCAGGTGAGAGATATTATTGGAAGGGCGAAAATCTTGAGATGATCATGCCGTGCAGCCCTGCCTTTGACCCTAATCAGCATAAGTACATTAAATAG
- a CDS encoding DoxX family protein codes for MIQAAKNISTKTLSKHTALLRIAFGFVWLINAAFKWNPSFRDNFLDQATSAAQGQPDWLSPWFQFWTHILSYNPHLFAISIAVIETLLALALIFGFARRTVYLLAAVFCLLIWAIPEGFGGPYTNTSTDVGAGIIYVVVFLALYGLDRLAHTAAWSIDQYITKRLTWWAIIANP; via the coding sequence ATGATTCAAGCAGCTAAAAACATAAGTACCAAAACATTATCCAAGCACACCGCACTACTACGAATAGCTTTTGGCTTCGTATGGCTCATTAATGCTGCTTTTAAGTGGAATCCTTCGTTTCGAGACAACTTCCTCGACCAAGCTACCTCCGCCGCGCAGGGACAGCCTGATTGGCTCAGCCCTTGGTTCCAGTTTTGGACACACATACTGAGCTATAATCCGCACCTATTCGCTATTTCTATTGCTGTGATTGAAACCCTCTTAGCACTCGCACTAATATTCGGTTTTGCTCGACGAACCGTCTATTTACTAGCAGCCGTATTCTGTTTACTAATTTGGGCCATCCCTGAAGGTTTTGGAGGTCCGTACACAAATACGTCAACCGACGTTGGAGCTGGAATCATTTACGTCGTTGTCTTCCTCGCATTATACGGTTTAGACAGGTTGGCCCACACAGCCGCATGGTCTATTGACCAATATATTACTAAGCGACTCACTTGGTGGGCGATTATAGCAAACCCTTAA
- a CDS encoding dihydrofolate reductase family protein — protein MRKIIVQEFITLDGVMQAPGGPEEDTSSDFKYGGWTAPYFTEADEAAGEFMKRWMESTDILLGQRTFEIFAEYWPKHADMWPGIMDVTKYVASDTMSQSDVNKMGWDNSMLLKNVDDIKKLKDSEGPAIKVHGSGNLAQTLFKHDLVDELCLMTFPITLGTGKRLFGEGTIPVAFTMTDSQITPNGVILAYYERAGEVKTGTVGA, from the coding sequence ATGAGAAAAATAATTGTCCAAGAGTTCATTACATTAGATGGGGTTATGCAGGCACCAGGTGGGCCTGAAGAAGATACATCGAGTGATTTTAAATACGGTGGCTGGACTGCGCCATATTTCACCGAAGCCGACGAAGCGGCCGGGGAATTCATGAAAAGATGGATGGAATCAACGGACATTCTTTTAGGTCAAAGAACCTTTGAGATTTTTGCTGAGTACTGGCCTAAACACGCCGATATGTGGCCGGGCATTATGGATGTTACCAAATATGTAGCGAGCGACACCATGAGCCAATCAGATGTTAATAAGATGGGCTGGGACAACTCGATGCTACTAAAAAATGTTGATGACATCAAAAAACTTAAGGATTCGGAAGGCCCTGCTATAAAAGTTCACGGCAGCGGTAACCTAGCTCAGACGCTATTCAAGCATGATCTAGTTGATGAGTTGTGTTTGATGACTTTCCCTATTACGCTTGGTACGGGTAAGCGTTTGTTCGGTGAGGGGACTATTCCTGTAGCCTTTACAATGACTGACAGCCAGATTACGCCAAATGGTGTGATTCTCGCCTACTATGAGCGGGCAGGAGAAGTTAAAACGGGCACGGTCGGGGCTTAG
- a CDS encoding NUDIX domain-containing protein → MHRAQIAVLYKLRHSQSASFSELMHETDLESDVFKFHIQKLVKLAYIHKLTNGEYELTPYGKEFANNLDEEKQTAQKQPKLSMLLIVPRPDHLDVPEYLMQKRMRHPYYGFWGCISGPVQWGEDVEETAARELEKQTGLRASFEVRSFYRMRDYNEETDSLLEDKLFMVLRAYNVKGLLNESLWPHGINRWMTQDKLKEQRHYFTASDQAINMINQDKTYNSQRKEYKVTNY, encoded by the coding sequence GTGCATAGAGCTCAGATAGCCGTCCTCTACAAGCTTCGCCATAGTCAATCAGCCAGTTTCAGCGAGCTGATGCATGAGACAGATCTCGAAAGTGATGTCTTTAAATTTCATATTCAGAAGCTCGTAAAACTTGCTTATATACACAAACTTACAAACGGTGAATACGAGTTGACTCCATATGGCAAGGAGTTTGCCAACAACCTGGATGAAGAAAAGCAAACTGCACAGAAACAACCAAAACTTTCAATGCTGCTTATAGTACCTCGCCCGGATCATCTAGACGTGCCGGAGTATCTTATGCAAAAAAGAATGCGACACCCTTATTACGGTTTCTGGGGTTGCATAAGCGGACCAGTGCAATGGGGAGAGGACGTTGAAGAGACCGCAGCTCGCGAGCTTGAAAAACAGACTGGACTCCGTGCTTCGTTCGAGGTGAGATCATTCTATCGTATGCGCGATTATAATGAAGAAACAGACTCCTTACTCGAAGATAAATTATTTATGGTTCTCAGAGCATACAACGTAAAAGGTCTTTTGAATGAATCTCTATGGCCACACGGCATAAACAGATGGATGACACAGGATAAGCTCAAAGAACAGCGACACTATTTTACTGCTTCAGATCAAGCAATTAATATGATTAATCAAGATAAGACATACAACTCTCAGAGAAAGGAGTACAAGGTTACAAACTATTGA
- a CDS encoding ATP-binding protein — protein sequence MDLADFERLVEGSEESQSLDFKGPCSWDVKSLAKDILAFSNVQDGGYIVIGFDDKTFKRVGISEKQEETFSQETMQDQMTKFADPFVTFTVHKIIDNKGLRFVVIRIMEFPEVPVVCKADSADTHQGKVYYRSRRRRPESEAVSNSFDMRDILDRAAVKMMTKRKSQGYTAETAELKNYYDEELGGL from the coding sequence ATGGATTTAGCCGATTTTGAACGACTGGTTGAGGGTAGTGAGGAAAGCCAATCACTTGACTTCAAAGGACCCTGTTCTTGGGACGTAAAAAGTCTTGCTAAAGATATCTTGGCATTTTCCAACGTTCAGGACGGCGGGTACATAGTGATAGGCTTTGACGATAAGACTTTTAAGCGAGTCGGTATTAGCGAGAAACAGGAGGAAACGTTTAGTCAAGAAACAATGCAGGATCAGATGACCAAGTTCGCTGACCCATTTGTTACATTTACAGTACACAAGATAATTGATAATAAAGGTCTAAGGTTTGTTGTTATAAGGATCATGGAGTTCCCCGAAGTTCCTGTTGTTTGCAAAGCTGACAGTGCTGACACTCATCAGGGGAAAGTTTACTATCGTAGTCGACGACGGCGTCCAGAAAGCGAAGCGGTTTCCAACTCATTCGATATGAGGGATATTCTAGATCGTGCGGCTGTTAAAATGATGACTAAGCGCAAATCTCAGGGCTATACAGCCGAAACAGCAGAGCTGAAGAATTACTATGATGAGGAGTTGGGCGGATTATGA